In Salmo salar chromosome ssa24, Ssal_v3.1, whole genome shotgun sequence, the following proteins share a genomic window:
- the LOC106585840 gene encoding geranylgeranyl transferase type-1 subunit beta isoform X2 codes for MGLLTTSHSYRRPKICRAESNLGRCGFRGSSHIGVPYSTSKGPGVSHPYDSGHVAMTYTGLACLVLLGDDLSRVNKEACLMGLKALQLEDGSFYAVPEGSENDMRFVYCAACICYMLDDWSGMDIKKAIDYIRGSMSYDNGIGQGAGLESHGGSTFCAVAALSLMGKLEEMFSQRELNRIRRWCIMRQQNGFQGRPNKPVDTCYSFWVGATLELLDVFQYTNFQKNRNYILSTQDRLVGGFAKWPDSHPDPLHAYFGICGLSLIGEANLRRVHPALNVSQRAFEYLQHLHRTWRGT; via the exons caaaatctgcagagctg aatccAATTTAGGACGTTGTGGGTTTCGAGGGTCATCACACATTGGAGTTCCATACAGCACCTCCAAG GGCCCAGGAGTATCCCACCCGTATGACAGTGGCCATGTGGCCATGACGTacactggcctggcctgcctggtcCTACTGGGGGACGACCTGAGTCGTGTCAATAAGGAGGCCTGTCTGATGGGCCTGAAAGCCCTGCAGCTGGAGGACGGAAG TTTCTATGCGGTCCCAGAGGGAAGTGAAAATGACATGAGGTTTGTGTACTGCGCAGCATGCATCTGCTACATGCTCGATGACTGGTCAGGCATGGACATCAAGAAGGCCATCGACTACATCAGGGGAAGTATG TCATATGACAATGGCATTGGCCAGGGGGCTGGATTGGAATCGCATG GTGGGTCCACGTTCTGTGCCGTCGCAGCCCTGAGTCTGATGGGCAAATTAGAGGAGATGTTCAGCCAGCGCGAGCTGAACAGGATACGCCGCTGGTGCATCATGAGACAGCAGAACGGCTTCCAAGGCCGCCCCAACAAGCCCGTCGACACGTGCTACTCCTTCTGGGTGGGAGCCACACTGGAG CTCCTAGACGTCTTTCAGTATACTAATTTCCAGAAGAACCGGAACTACATCTTGTCAACTCAAGACCGTTTGGTGGGCGGCTTCGCTAAGTGGCCAGACAGTCACCCAG ACCCGCTGCACGCCTACTTCGGGATCTGTGGCCTGTCTCTGATAGGAGAGGCCAACCTGCGGCGAGTTCACCCCGCCCTAAACGTGAGCCAGAGGGCCTTTGAGTATCTGCAGCATCTGCACCGGACGTGGAGAGGCACCTGA